One bacterium DNA window includes the following coding sequences:
- a CDS encoding rhomboid family intramembrane serine protease, with protein MHFPAVTLAIIIANAFVFALELAGGDAFVTRWSLVPADIAGGRHWITILTAMFLHGSWAHILGNMLFLWVFGPEIEDAMNPGRYLTFYLVGGAAAMLAQVAVSPGSTTPTLGASGAIAAVMGAFLTTYPRDRIRTVLFIGFFFTVTFIPAFLLIGLWFLIQLVSFGAVTNMQTGGVAYAAHVGGIIFGLATARLFEDPRRLEEQME; from the coding sequence GTGCACTTTCCCGCCGTCACCCTGGCCATCATTATCGCGAACGCCTTTGTGTTCGCGCTCGAGTTGGCGGGCGGTGACGCGTTCGTGACGAGGTGGTCGCTGGTCCCCGCGGATATCGCCGGCGGCCGCCACTGGATCACCATTCTGACGGCGATGTTCCTGCACGGAAGTTGGGCGCATATTCTGGGGAACATGCTGTTCCTGTGGGTGTTTGGCCCGGAAATCGAGGACGCGATGAACCCGGGCCGGTATCTGACGTTCTACTTGGTCGGCGGGGCCGCGGCGATGCTGGCCCAGGTGGCGGTCAGCCCCGGATCGACGACGCCGACGCTGGGTGCGAGCGGCGCGATCGCCGCGGTGATGGGGGCGTTTCTCACCACCTATCCGCGCGATCGGATCCGCACCGTGCTCTTCATCGGTTTCTTTTTCACGGTCACCTTCATCCCCGCGTTCCTGTTGATCGGCTTGTGGTTTCTCATTCAACTCGTGAGTTTCGGCGCGGTCACCAACATGCAGACCGGCGGGGTGGCGTACGCCGCGCACGTCGGCGGCATAATTTTCGGGCTGGCGACGGCGCGCCTCTTCGAGGACCCGCGCCGGCTCGAGGAGCAGATGGAGTAG
- a CDS encoding RidA family protein gives MACGPSTAHSACAIGRTPPRSPSDEGSCRTRRTFDNIKMSLDAAGIGWGHVIRITRYLTDMRDQDELNEVQRGYLGEHKPASTTLGVSHLVTPLARLEIEIVAAVPRG, from the coding sequence ATTGCCTGCGGGCCGTCTACGGCACATTCCGCCTGCGCAATCGGGCGCACGCCGCCGCGTTCGCCGTCCGACGAGGGCTCCTGTAGGACGCGCCGGACGTTCGACAACATCAAGATGTCGCTCGACGCGGCGGGCATCGGCTGGGGCCACGTGATCCGCATCACGCGTTACCTGACCGACATGCGCGATCAGGACGAACTGAACGAGGTCCAGCGCGGCTATCTCGGCGAGCACAAACCCGCCAGCACCACCTTGGGCGTGAGCCATCTCGTGACGCCCCTGGCGCGGCTGGAAATCGAAATCGTCGCGGCGGTGCCGCGCGGGTGA
- a CDS encoding response regulator transcription factor has translation MESARPGVHALTPRLRAVPRSAPIRVFLLDPYSLMRHGLRVLLSSEGDLEVVGEADGGGPAVEEVAATRPDVVLMDVAAPGAGGVEAIRAIKARRPATAVLVLTLQSDQERFREAAEAGAVGYVLKDISPANLCNAIRAVHRGATMINPVLARQMVESLSQEGAAVSGIGSRRPRRLTPRATEILIEVARGLSDKEIAAKLGLSESRVKNCLRAVYGTFRLRNRAHAAAFAVRRGLL, from the coding sequence ATGGAATCGGCGAGACCCGGAGTGCACGCACTCACGCCCCGCCTGAGGGCGGTGCCCCGTTCGGCGCCGATCCGGGTCTTTCTCCTCGATCCTTACAGCCTTATGCGGCACGGCCTCAGGGTACTGCTGTCGTCGGAGGGGGACCTCGAGGTCGTCGGTGAGGCGGACGGCGGCGGTCCCGCCGTCGAGGAGGTCGCCGCGACCCGGCCGGATGTGGTGCTCATGGACGTCGCCGCGCCGGGCGCGGGCGGCGTCGAGGCCATCCGCGCCATCAAGGCCCGCCGTCCCGCCACGGCGGTCCTCGTCCTGACCCTACAGTCCGATCAGGAGCGGTTCCGCGAGGCCGCGGAAGCGGGCGCCGTTGGATACGTGCTCAAAGACATTTCACCCGCCAACCTCTGCAACGCCATCCGCGCCGTCCACCGCGGCGCGACCATGATCAACCCCGTGCTCGCCAGACAGATGGTTGAGAGTCTCTCCCAGGAGGGCGCGGCGGTCTCCGGGATCGGATCACGCCGGCCCCGCCGGCTGACGCCGCGCGCGACCGAGATCCTGATCGAGGTCGCGCGCGGCCTGAGCGACAAAGAGATCGCCGCCAAGCTCGGCCTCTCGGAATCGCGGGTGAAGAATTGCCTGCGGGCCGTCTACGGCACATTCCGCCTGCGCAATCGGGCGCACGCCGCCGCGTTCGCCGTCCGACGAGGGCTCCTGTAG
- a CDS encoding protein kinase has protein sequence MEPRVLAGRFELREPLGSGGMAAVYRGWDRKRNRMCAVKVLADHLSRDEDFRRRFRQEAEAASTLSHPRTVQVFAHGDEGSTQYIAMEYVGGGTLRDWLRREERLPEARALRLAAEVADALAYAHTRGIVHRDVKPHNVLLTPDGHVKVADFGIARTLDATSHTRTGTVLGSMQYISPEQARGDQAGPASDLYSLGVVLYEALAGRLPFEDGETPVAMALKHLNEPPFDLQWIRPDLSPATVALVRRLLAKSPRDRYPSAADLAADLRRTAARLGPATDITPVPPFGQARGARPGGAGRENGRSGDTVRLAGAAEASRPLRDTAVRRPLLSPKYGRRTLVPQLAVAAVVVAGLAFLGAAAYRGYRSAEQLGAPSLVGQTLDGARRIAVLQHVTVAVEAGRQDPRLAPGLIAAQDPPAGQEIGKDATIRVVVSEGSGVVPDLRGMPVSEARDQLAAVGLRLDSMRYAYDDKVPAGMIASQSANPSTHLGARTRIDVIVSQGPNQAKSTPPVLPVSPTPAQGAPASSPVVPNVTGVSLDEAQSQLRAAGLRLGQVSYTYDDHTPAGIVVHQAQAAANAAVDLVVSEGAPASVP, from the coding sequence GTGGAGCCACGGGTGCTTGCCGGCCGGTTCGAACTGCGCGAGCCTCTCGGAAGCGGCGGGATGGCGGCGGTCTACCGCGGCTGGGACCGGAAGCGCAACCGTATGTGCGCGGTGAAGGTGCTCGCCGACCACCTCTCACGCGACGAGGATTTCCGCCGGCGGTTCCGTCAGGAGGCGGAGGCCGCGAGCACGCTCTCACATCCCCGCACCGTCCAAGTATTCGCGCACGGCGACGAGGGGTCGACCCAGTACATCGCGATGGAATACGTTGGAGGGGGGACGCTCCGCGACTGGCTCCGCCGCGAGGAGCGGCTGCCGGAAGCGAGGGCGCTGCGGCTTGCCGCCGAAGTCGCCGACGCGCTGGCCTATGCGCACACGCGGGGCATCGTCCACCGGGACGTCAAGCCGCATAACGTCCTGCTCACACCGGACGGCCACGTGAAGGTGGCCGATTTCGGCATCGCCCGGACCCTCGATGCCACGTCGCACACGCGCACCGGAACGGTGCTCGGCTCCATGCAGTACATTTCACCGGAGCAGGCGCGGGGGGATCAGGCCGGACCGGCATCGGACCTGTATTCGCTCGGGGTCGTCCTGTACGAGGCCCTGGCGGGGCGGTTGCCATTCGAGGACGGCGAAACGCCGGTGGCGATGGCCCTCAAGCACCTCAACGAGCCGCCCTTCGACCTGCAGTGGATTCGGCCGGACCTCTCGCCGGCGACGGTGGCCCTTGTCCGCCGCCTCCTGGCCAAGTCTCCCCGGGATCGCTATCCCAGCGCGGCCGATCTCGCGGCGGACCTGCGGCGCACTGCCGCTCGTCTCGGTCCCGCGACGGACATTACGCCAGTGCCGCCTTTCGGCCAGGCGCGCGGCGCGCGCCCGGGGGGTGCCGGCCGGGAGAACGGCCGGTCCGGTGACACGGTGCGTCTGGCGGGCGCCGCCGAGGCATCACGGCCGCTCCGCGACACGGCCGTACGCAGGCCGCTCCTGTCGCCGAAGTATGGCCGTCGAACGCTCGTCCCGCAACTGGCGGTCGCGGCGGTCGTGGTGGCCGGACTCGCCTTCTTGGGCGCGGCGGCGTATCGTGGCTACCGGTCGGCGGAGCAACTCGGGGCGCCGTCGCTGGTCGGACAAACGCTCGACGGGGCGCGCCGCATCGCGGTCCTGCAGCACGTGACCGTTGCGGTCGAGGCCGGACGCCAGGATCCCCGGCTTGCCCCGGGCCTCATCGCCGCTCAGGATCCTCCGGCTGGGCAGGAGATAGGTAAGGATGCGACGATCCGGGTGGTCGTAAGCGAAGGATCGGGTGTCGTGCCCGATCTGCGCGGCATGCCGGTCTCGGAGGCCCGCGATCAACTCGCCGCCGTCGGGCTTAGGCTCGACAGCATGCGCTATGCCTACGACGACAAGGTACCCGCCGGGATGATCGCATCCCAATCGGCCAACCCGTCGACGCACCTCGGCGCGAGGACCCGAATCGACGTCATCGTCAGCCAGGGACCAAACCAGGCCAAGTCGACGCCGCCGGTACTACCGGTATCCCCCACACCGGCCCAGGGCGCGCCTGCGTCCAGCCCCGTCGTGCCGAACGTCACGGGGGTGTCGCTGGATGAGGCGCAGTCCCAGCTGCGCGCCGCGGGGCTTCGACTCGGGCAGGTGAGCTACACGTACGACGACCACACCCCGGCCGGCATCGTCGTGCACCAGGCCCAGGCCGCGGCCAATGCCGCGGTGGATCTCGTCGTCAGCGAAGGAGCGCCCGCGTCCGTGCCGTAG
- a CDS encoding FAD-dependent oxidoreductase: MRALVIGAGVIGASVAYRLARGGADVTVVDRGAPGGGTSAASFAWTNANNKTPRAYHELNVEGMRAHAALRAEFGAAPWWHGGGNVLWAAGDDGRARVSQRIERLRAWDYAALELAPARLHELEPDIPVDAIRDAVIAHFPDEGWIDTTVYVHALLEAARGLGARVHPGTTVRELRRTGNRVAGVQTDPGATYEADVVVNCAGRWADAVAGPAALPVPLAPNRSVLAITPPALTRLARVVHAPDCQLRPDGGGRVMVQADDIDAAVTAAAADEPPADLADELVRRAARLLPGLAGVGHEHARLGIRAMPADGHSVVGPHAGVSGYYVVVTHSGVTLAPFLGIVAANEMLGGRPDPRLAPFRPDRFARA, encoded by the coding sequence ATGCGAGCCCTCGTTATCGGCGCCGGCGTGATCGGCGCGTCGGTGGCCTACCGGCTGGCCCGCGGCGGGGCCGACGTCACGGTGGTGGATCGCGGCGCTCCGGGCGGCGGCACGTCGGCGGCCAGTTTCGCCTGGACGAACGCCAACAACAAGACGCCCCGCGCGTATCATGAGTTGAACGTCGAAGGGATGCGCGCGCACGCGGCGCTCCGGGCGGAATTCGGGGCGGCGCCGTGGTGGCACGGCGGGGGAAACGTGCTGTGGGCCGCCGGCGACGACGGGCGCGCCCGTGTATCGCAGCGCATCGAGCGGCTTCGTGCGTGGGACTACGCCGCCTTGGAGCTCGCGCCCGCGCGGCTGCACGAACTGGAGCCCGATATTCCGGTCGACGCGATTCGCGACGCCGTGATCGCCCATTTTCCCGACGAGGGCTGGATCGACACGACGGTTTACGTGCACGCGTTGCTCGAAGCCGCCCGCGGGCTCGGTGCGCGCGTCCATCCCGGGACCACGGTGCGGGAGCTCCGCCGGACCGGGAACCGGGTGGCGGGCGTGCAGACCGACCCCGGTGCGACGTACGAGGCGGACGTGGTGGTCAACTGCGCGGGCCGCTGGGCCGATGCGGTCGCCGGCCCGGCGGCGCTTCCGGTTCCGCTCGCGCCAAACCGGAGCGTTCTCGCGATCACCCCGCCCGCGCTGACGCGGCTCGCGCGGGTCGTCCACGCGCCGGACTGCCAGCTGCGCCCCGACGGCGGTGGGCGCGTGATGGTCCAGGCCGACGACATCGACGCGGCGGTCACCGCGGCCGCCGCGGACGAGCCGCCGGCGGATCTCGCGGACGAGCTGGTCCGGCGCGCCGCGCGCCTCCTGCCGGGACTCGCGGGGGTCGGGCATGAGCACGCGCGCCTCGGCATCCGCGCGATGCCGGCCGATGGGCACTCGGTGGTTGGACCGCACGCCGGGGTGTCCGGTTACTATGTGGTGGTCACGCACAGCGGCGTGACGCTCGCGCCGTTCCTCGGCATCGTCGCGGCGAACGAGATGCTCGGCGGCCGGCCCGACCCGCGGCTCGCCCCGTTCCGTCCCGACCGGTTCGCCCGCGCCTAA